Within the Lycorma delicatula isolate Av1 chromosome 11, ASM4794821v1, whole genome shotgun sequence genome, the region tagagaaaattgtattattagtgTACTCAGTTCTTACGTAAACACAACAGCTATAGTCCTTTATGGACGCATTAGAGGAATCCATGTATTTGATTGGAATTAATTCTGCTATTAATGTTGGGTTTGATAGAATGATCTGTTTTAATGGATTCAATCAAATTCATCTGGTTGTATAAATTGAGCCATTGGGTTAGTAACATATTGGCTAATGTTTTCGTCCcagctaatttttttaagttgctaCAATGattgcataaaatgtttatgtgagAAAGCAATTGGACCAATGAGACCTAAAGGATCAAATTCACCTGCTATGAtggacagaatattttttttagtgcgTTTTTTAGGATCAGTGGAATGAGTAGTTTGGAAAAGTAGCGCTTATCTGAGGAATTATTTCATAGAATTCCTAAAGTACATAAGTTCTGTTTTTGATTTAAAGGGATGGAAGTAttgtgttcagaagtagaaatgCTGCTGTTATTGAAAAACCATTTATGGAGTGGAAAAAcgtattgtaataatttagaaatatcaatttttaactgaataacttcATCAAAGTTTTCTGAACCCGTTATAagatcatcaacataaaaatcatttcaaacgGACTTACAtgcaagtgaaaatttattttcatttgcaatttGAAGTAAACACTGTGTGGCCAAATATGGTGCACAAGTGGTCCCATATGTTACTGTACATAATGTGTAGTGTTTTATCTCCTGATCTGGAGAATCACACCAGAGTATACGTTGTAAATTTTGATTCACGAGATTTAATTAATACTTGACGATATATTTTAGTTATGTCAGAAGTAATGACATAATTATGGATTCTGAATCTAAACAATATGGAAATTAGATCTTGTTGAACTACAGGTCCAACTAAAAGAGTATCGTTGAGGGATAAACTATTAGTAGTTTTCACTTAACTGTCAAAGACAACtcgaattttaaaattgaaacttgAGAGTTTAAATACTGGATGGTATTTAAACTCTCATtcgatttgttaattaacaaatcatcaGAGTTGAGTACTGACGTATGACCTAAATGTAAATATCCTGTAATTAAGCGGAATAGTCTTTTTTAAGGTTGAAATTGTTGCTTAGCTTTCTTTccaaagataaaaatctatttttagtgTTAATGAAGGAATCACCTAGTTGAATGTTATTAGCCTTGAGTggtaatgacaaaaaattttcCCTGATTATTTCGAGTAGTACTggtatgaaaatgtttttcacatatTGAGGTTTCATTGCCTGAAGCACCAGTATTAATTTCTTGAAGTTTCCAGAAATTCTCAAGTATAGTAGCTAGATTTTTATGAGTGTTACGTACAAGAAAAGATGCGACATTATTGTTGCCCTCAATGTTATTAGGAAAGCGATCATTAATTATATATCCTAGTTTAGTTTCCTGTATAATAGGATATCTGAAATTACGAATGAATTTCCCAGGAAGAATAAGATTCAAGTAGAATTGAGCTCCAATTAGTACATCATTATTATTTGGTATATTGAAACTGGGATCAGCCAGAAATATATTATGAGGTAATTTGAAATGAGAAATTTCAAATGCGGGTGAAGGAAAGCTGTCAGAAATATCTGGTAATACAGCGCATTTTACCTTGAACGAAAAGTTTTAATAACGTGAGTGCAATGGCACTGTATTTTGATTgaactgatgaattatttatCCCTGaaatgggtagattaaatttattaagtttaagacCCAATTTGCAGGCaaaactaaatatacaaaaatttgtttgtgaACCAGAATCTAACAGTAATCTACATGAATACATACATATTACCATGCATAACGGTAGTATTACATACAACTTTTGACacgattatattttcatttgactgatttttaaatgaacaattggTTATACTTTCAGGCTTATTACCATCTACCttagaatgattaattttgtccatttGAATGAGAGTGTATTATGCTTCTTATCACGAATCTTACTTAGATTCTAAACATTGATTAATAGAATGGCccttacataaacaattaaaacaacaattattatttgcCAAAGTTTTACGATTATCTACGGACAAATTTAAGAATTCCTTACAttgatataagtaataatttgaattataaaatgaacattgataaaaattgtataaataatactgataaaattttgtataataattaatattatgtctTCTGTAttgtttattaggatttaaattaaaacatttggttaaagatctgttttatttttatgacgttGTTCCttgattttgttttctgtatttatttgcaTGTTTGAAGGGAActtgttaatattttctaaaaatcgtTTTCTAAAATGTCGTCTAGAATTAAGAAGTTCAATAAAGTCTGTAAAGGTGGGAAACCTCTCATTTGAGAACCTTTACTTCCATGATATTGAGGTGTTATAATCCAATTTAGATGTTAGAAATTGAACTAGGATAAATATATTAACAGGAAGTTGCATCGCTTTAAGTGAATTCACACATGATGAAATGGTAAATTATCCATCGATTCCTTTTTTATAGAATCTTATCTTATAATGCGCTCAGCATTATGACatgcaattatatatttgttgtaaaactgtgtttttaacaattctaatgctacaatttaattttcatttgtcaatggcaaatttttaatgttagctAAAGTTTCA harbors:
- the LOC142331955 gene encoding uncharacterized protein LOC142331955, which translates into the protein MTGIQTQHLPVGRWRQPLSHEGQHMINYDISDSFPSPAFEISHFKLPHNIFLADPSFNIPNNNDVLIGAQFYLNLILPGKFIRNFRYPIIQETKLGYIINDRFPNNIEGNNNVASFLVRNTHKNLATILENFWKLQEINTGASGNETSICEKHFHTSTTRNNQGKFFVITTQG